The following proteins come from a genomic window of Panthera leo isolate Ple1 chromosome E2, P.leo_Ple1_pat1.1, whole genome shotgun sequence:
- the KLK8 gene encoding kallikrein-8: protein MGHPPAAAVWIWTFLLLVLEAWTGHLRAQEPKVLGGQECEAHSQPWQTALFQGVRLLCGGVLIDDNWVLTAAHCKKQKYTVRLGEHSLKKKDSSEQEMAVAQSIPHPCYNSSSEDHSHDLMLIRLRGQASLGPQVKPINLADHCPQVGQKCTISGWGTVTSPRENFPDTLNCAEVEIFPLKKCKDVYPGEVTDGMICAGDSNGADSCQGDSGGPLVCDGVLQGITSWGSDPCGRPERPGIYTNICRYLDWIKKTIGSRG, encoded by the exons GACACTTGAGGGCACAGGAGCCCAAGGTGCTGGGTGGCCAGGAGTGTGAGGCCCATTCACAGCCTTGGCAGACAGCCTTGTTCCAGGGTGTCCGGCTGCTATGCGGGGGCGTCCTCATCGATGACAACTGGGTCCTCACAGCAGCCCACTGTAAAAAACA GAAGTACACGGTACGCCTGGGGGAACACAGCCTGAAGAAAAAGGACAGTTCAGAGCAAGAAATGGCTGTGGCTCAGTCCATCCCACACCCCTGCTACAACAGCAGCAGCGAGGACCAcagccatgatctcatgctcaTCCGACTACGTGGTCAGGCATCCCTGGGGCCCCAAGTGAAGCCCATCAACCTGGCGGATCACTGCCCTCAAGTTGGCCAGAAGTGCACCATCTCGGGCTGGGGCACCGTCACCAGCCCCCGAG AGAATTTTCCTGACACCCTCAACTGCGCAGAAGTAGAAATCTTTCCCCTGAAGAAGTGTAAAGATGTCTACCCTGGGGAAGTCACAGATGGTATGATTTGTGCAGGAGACAGCAATGGGGCCGACTCATGCCAG GGAGATTCCGGGGGCCCGCTGGTGTGTGATGGTGTTCTCCAAGGCATCACATCCTGGGGATCAGACCCCTGTGGGCGGCCCGAGAGACCTGGTATCTACACCAACATTTGCCGCTACTTGGACTGGATCAAGAAGACCATAGGCAGCAGGGGTTGA